One stretch of Lemur catta isolate mLemCat1 chromosome 2, mLemCat1.pri, whole genome shotgun sequence DNA includes these proteins:
- the LOC123632091 gene encoding beta-defensin 110-like — MALSLSSCMTTCSNYWTTRETSFLLTARSEFEPKYRFERCQKVRGTCKTFCDDDEYDYGHCIKWRNQCCI, encoded by the exons ATGGCTCTATCATTAAGTAGTTGCATGACCACTTGTTCCAATTATTGGACTACAAGGG AAACGTCTTTCTTGCTTACAGCCAGAAGTGAGTTCGAACCAAAGTATAGATTTGAGAGATGCCAAAAAGTGAGAGGaacatgtaaaacattttgtGATGATGATGAATATGATTATGGACACTGCATTAAATGGAGAAATCAGTGCTGCATATAA
- the LOC123632935 gene encoding beta-defensin 110 — MKIHLFFFILLFWVTVLPARRRYPEYGSLDLRRECIKGNGRCKNECHENEVRIAYCIRPGTHCCLQTEG; from the exons ATGAAgattcatctctttttctttattctgctcTTTTGGGTCACAGTTTTACCag CCAGAAGGAGATACCCCGAGTATGGTAGCTTGGATTTGAGGAGAGAATGCATAAAGGGTAATGGTCGATGTAAAAATGAGTGTCATGAAAATGAAGTTAGGATTGCTTACTGCATAAGACCTGGAACTCACTGCTGCTTGCAGACAGAAGGATga